One window from the genome of Echinicola vietnamensis DSM 17526 encodes:
- a CDS encoding UDP-glucose dehydrogenase family protein, which yields MKITVVGTGYVGLVSGACFADVGIEVVCVDIDQKKIDKLKQGVMPIYEPGLEEIVVRNYESGRLKFTTDLGEAIQGSEVAFIAVGTPPGEDGSADLKYVLAVADEIGQKMSDYIVVATKSTVPVTTGKKVEQAIKVALEKRDRALDFAVASNPEFLKEGAAVEDFLKPDRIVIGVEDERAEKIMRRLYKPFQLSGERIIYMDIPSAEMTKYTANAMLATKISFMNDIANLCELVGANANMVRKGIGSDPRIGNKFIYPGVGYGGSCFPKDVKAIVRTAKQYGYNLRVLQAVEDVNDDQKHVLVKKVKKHFGEDLTGMTFAMWGLSFKPNTDDMREAPAIVMIDELRAAGAEVKAYDPIAMDEAKEVYVGDKVTYCKDAYDACIDADALLLVTEWSEFRLPSWSTLSKLLKNKVVFDGRNIYDAKYLKEEGFEHYGIGI from the coding sequence ATGAAAATCACTGTAGTAGGTACCGGTTATGTCGGGTTGGTTTCAGGAGCTTGTTTTGCAGACGTAGGGATTGAAGTGGTGTGTGTGGACATTGATCAGAAGAAGATCGATAAGCTCAAGCAAGGTGTGATGCCGATCTATGAACCTGGGCTCGAAGAAATCGTCGTACGGAACTATGAAAGTGGTCGACTGAAGTTTACCACCGATTTGGGAGAAGCCATCCAAGGATCAGAAGTGGCGTTTATCGCCGTGGGCACACCTCCGGGTGAGGATGGTTCTGCTGATCTCAAATATGTCTTGGCCGTGGCAGATGAAATTGGGCAAAAGATGTCCGACTATATCGTAGTGGCGACGAAAAGTACCGTTCCGGTAACCACGGGCAAGAAGGTTGAGCAGGCCATTAAGGTAGCGTTGGAAAAGCGGGACAGGGCCTTGGATTTTGCAGTAGCCTCAAATCCTGAATTCCTAAAAGAAGGTGCCGCGGTAGAGGACTTTTTAAAGCCGGATAGAATTGTGATCGGAGTGGAGGACGAAAGGGCAGAAAAGATCATGAGAAGGCTATATAAGCCTTTCCAGCTGAGCGGAGAGCGGATCATCTATATGGACATTCCCTCTGCAGAAATGACCAAATATACCGCAAATGCCATGTTGGCCACCAAGATCAGTTTTATGAACGACATTGCTAACCTTTGTGAGTTGGTAGGGGCCAATGCAAACATGGTACGCAAAGGCATCGGGTCAGATCCCAGAATTGGAAATAAATTTATTTACCCTGGTGTGGGATATGGGGGATCTTGTTTTCCCAAAGATGTAAAGGCGATTGTAAGAACTGCAAAGCAATATGGTTATAACCTTCGGGTGCTCCAAGCAGTGGAGGATGTCAACGATGACCAGAAGCATGTATTGGTCAAAAAGGTAAAGAAGCACTTTGGTGAGGATTTGACAGGAATGACCTTTGCGATGTGGGGACTGAGCTTTAAGCCAAATACCGATGACATGCGCGAGGCGCCGGCCATTGTAATGATCGATGAACTACGGGCAGCAGGAGCAGAAGTGAAAGCCTATGACCCCATAGCCATGGATGAAGCCAAGGAGGTATATGTGGGGGATAAAGTCACTTATTGTAAGGATGCTTATGATGCTTGCATCGATGCAGATGCTTTGCTCCTCGTGACAGAGTGGTCGGAATTCCGACTACCCAGTTGGTCAACGCTGAGCAAACTGCTCAAAAATAAAGTCGTCTTTGACGGTAGAAACATCTACGATGCCAAGTATTTGAAAGAGGAAGGGTTTGAGCACTATGGCATTGGCATTTAA
- a CDS encoding GDP-L-fucose synthase family protein: protein MSKNKPISRILLTGGSGMVGRNILEYSSLMPYYEIFSPNSKELNLLNKTDVYQYINKTKPDIIVHAAGKVGGIQANMADPVNFLLENLNMGQNVILGAKENNVKKFLNLSSSCVYPRNAVNPLQENLILKGELEPTNEGYALAKIFSTKLCEYISKEDPSFLYKTVIPCNLYGKHDKFSPNNSHMLPAVIRKIDAAKRKGIKKVDIWGDGNSRREFMYAEDLADFIFYALKKLESMPQNLNVGLGVDYSINEYYETVAKIIGYEGEFFHDLSKPVGMKQKVVDVNRLNEFGWKPSFLLSEGIKRTYQYFKENYND from the coding sequence ATGAGTAAAAATAAGCCAATTTCAAGAATACTTTTGACTGGTGGGAGTGGGATGGTTGGCAGAAATATTTTGGAATATTCATCATTAATGCCGTATTATGAAATATTTTCTCCCAATAGTAAAGAGCTTAACCTGCTAAATAAAACCGATGTATACCAATACATCAATAAAACTAAACCTGATATAATAGTTCATGCAGCAGGGAAAGTTGGAGGAATACAAGCAAACATGGCTGATCCAGTTAATTTTTTATTAGAAAATTTAAACATGGGGCAGAATGTGATTTTAGGAGCAAAAGAAAATAACGTAAAAAAATTTCTTAATTTAAGTAGTTCTTGTGTATATCCCAGAAATGCAGTAAATCCTCTTCAAGAAAATTTAATATTGAAAGGAGAACTAGAACCAACCAATGAAGGATATGCTTTAGCTAAAATTTTTTCTACAAAGCTATGTGAGTATATTTCTAAGGAGGATCCGAGTTTCTTGTATAAAACCGTTATTCCATGTAATCTTTATGGAAAGCACGATAAATTTTCACCAAATAATTCACATATGCTTCCGGCAGTTATAAGGAAAATAGATGCTGCAAAAAGAAAGGGTATAAAGAAAGTTGATATTTGGGGAGATGGTAATTCTCGTAGAGAATTTATGTATGCAGAAGATTTGGCTGATTTTATCTTTTATGCATTAAAAAAGCTAGAATCTATGCCTCAAAATCTTAATGTTGGATTAGGTGTGGATTATTCAATTAATGAATATTATGAAACAGTAGCCAAAATAATAGGGTACGAGGGAGAATTTTTTCATGATTTATCAAAGCCCGTTGGTATGAAACAAAAAGTAGTTGATGTAAACAGATTAAATGAGTTTGGTTGGAAACCAAGTTTTTTACTTTCGGAAGGAATAAAAAGAACTTATCAATATTTCAAAGAAAATTATAA
- a CDS encoding transcriptional regulator produces the protein MLDSLITSKTRLRLLVKFFINADNHSHLRGLAEEFGESTNAIRKELNNLSEAGYLQKASEKNRISYSANTRHPLFFSLQDIIRKYIGLDTLVEEVLNRMGDVESVILTGDYANGLDTGTIDVSIKGNALNEEYLDILGKRIQEMIDRKVNFTVLGDNSQSGIILYNKAAE, from the coding sequence ATGCTCGATTCTTTGATTACATCCAAGACCAGACTGCGACTGTTGGTAAAGTTTTTTATCAACGCTGATAACCATAGTCACCTCCGTGGCCTGGCCGAGGAGTTTGGTGAATCCACCAATGCCATAAGAAAGGAGCTTAACAACCTGTCCGAAGCGGGTTACCTTCAAAAGGCTTCTGAAAAAAACAGGATCAGCTACAGTGCCAACACCCGGCACCCTTTGTTTTTTTCCCTACAGGATATCATCCGAAAATACATTGGCCTGGACACGCTGGTGGAGGAGGTCCTGAACCGGATGGGAGATGTGGAAAGTGTCATTCTTACCGGAGATTATGCCAATGGTCTCGATACGGGTACCATTGATGTCAGTATCAAGGGAAATGCGTTAAATGAAGAATACCTCGACATTCTGGGGAAACGTATCCAAGAAATGATCGACCGAAAAGTGAATTTTACCGTACTGGGAGATAATTCCCAGTCTGGCATCATTTTATATAATAAAGCGGCTGAGTAA
- a CDS encoding SLBB domain-containing protein, with protein MSINIKAFSLTLIMFIISIALHAQSLSDIKSVKVDQLTDAQIATIVQKAEEQGISKSQIPALAEERGMPAMEASKLATRINQLNSAGVSADEANSGTMAQRQLTDTARIGRDRSEADSLSEEEKKIFGYGLFHNKKLNFSPNLNIPTPQSYVIGTGDQLLIDIYGDSQQSYDLSVNPEGRVYIPNVGPINVGGSTIQAATARIKRELSSIYADLNSSNPRTFMQIRLGNIRSIQVAMVGELQNPGDYTLPSFASVFNALYAAGGPNRQGSFRNIRVFRDSRQIAEVDVYEFLMNGNQQQNVRLQDNDVIMVPAVETRVEVQGPVRREGLFEIQADEDINDLIRYAGGFKSEAYTGRVAVRRVSDQAREVADVSKEAFGSFKVKDGDIFLIGKKLERFENRVQISGAVFHPGEFALFEGMTVKDLIDKAEGLRGEAFLNRATLYRTQQDMTLEIVPVDVKGVVNGTAQDIILQREDVLHIPSKYDLKEEYYVKISGEVNRPGAFAFADNMTVEDLVLKAGGFKESASDAYIEVARRVKDRTNGQIAEIFTIDIDENLEIDSGDEEVVLEPFDHIIIRRSPGFQREKMVRVEGEVNYPGQYTISTANERISDLLKRAGGMNQFAYAKGAKLIRRTEYFVPKSDNEVRSENLREVKENLVKEEGKNTEAEVNMLNRIDKKINDKGGDISNQKGLAADEFRAERVTDVSQSDSTRAAKVEFKTQEMVGIDLLKILENPGSDQDLILQEGDILSIPKELQTIRMRGEVLFPTSARFESGKSFKGYISKAGGFTDNARKGKSYVIYANGDVKRTKNFIFFKDYPKMEPGAEIIVPEKPEREPMSATNWIGLASSLATLGILIDRLAE; from the coding sequence ATGTCCATCAATATCAAAGCTTTTTCCCTTACCCTGATCATGTTTATCATTTCGATAGCGCTACACGCCCAGTCACTATCGGACATCAAAAGTGTAAAAGTGGACCAGCTGACGGATGCGCAGATTGCGACCATCGTCCAGAAGGCTGAGGAACAGGGAATTTCCAAATCGCAGATTCCGGCACTTGCCGAGGAGCGGGGAATGCCTGCCATGGAAGCCAGTAAACTGGCCACGCGGATCAACCAACTAAACAGCGCGGGTGTATCAGCTGATGAGGCAAATAGTGGTACTATGGCGCAAAGACAATTGACGGATACGGCTAGAATAGGAAGGGATAGAAGTGAAGCAGACAGTCTATCAGAGGAGGAAAAAAAGATCTTTGGCTATGGGCTGTTTCATAACAAAAAGCTGAATTTCTCTCCCAACTTGAACATTCCGACGCCGCAAAGTTATGTGATCGGCACGGGAGACCAGTTGCTGATCGATATCTATGGCGACTCGCAGCAGTCGTATGACCTGAGCGTAAATCCGGAAGGACGGGTCTACATCCCTAATGTAGGCCCTATCAATGTGGGCGGTTCCACCATTCAAGCGGCTACTGCCCGGATCAAAAGGGAGCTGAGTAGCATCTATGCAGATTTAAACAGCAGTAATCCCCGGACCTTTATGCAGATCCGTTTGGGGAATATTCGTTCCATTCAAGTGGCTATGGTGGGAGAGCTGCAAAACCCAGGAGACTACACCTTGCCCTCCTTTGCATCGGTGTTCAATGCCCTGTATGCCGCGGGAGGACCGAATCGGCAAGGTTCCTTTAGAAATATCAGGGTATTCCGGGATTCGCGCCAAATTGCAGAGGTGGATGTCTATGAATTCTTGATGAACGGCAACCAGCAGCAAAACGTGCGCCTCCAAGACAACGATGTTATCATGGTACCGGCAGTAGAGACCCGTGTGGAAGTACAGGGGCCGGTGAGAAGGGAAGGCTTGTTCGAAATCCAAGCCGATGAAGATATCAACGACCTGATCCGCTATGCCGGAGGATTTAAAAGTGAAGCGTATACCGGCAGAGTGGCAGTGCGTAGGGTTTCTGATCAAGCCAGGGAAGTGGCAGACGTCAGTAAGGAGGCGTTTGGTAGCTTTAAGGTCAAGGATGGGGATATATTCTTGATCGGTAAAAAGTTGGAGCGTTTCGAAAATAGGGTGCAAATTTCAGGCGCAGTGTTCCACCCCGGAGAATTTGCCTTGTTTGAAGGAATGACGGTAAAAGACCTGATCGATAAAGCAGAAGGACTTCGCGGAGAAGCCTTTTTAAACCGGGCGACCCTTTATCGGACCCAACAGGACATGACCTTGGAGATTGTTCCAGTAGATGTGAAAGGGGTGGTAAACGGTACGGCTCAAGATATTATTTTACAGCGAGAAGATGTCCTGCACATACCGAGCAAGTATGACCTTAAGGAAGAGTATTATGTAAAGATCTCGGGTGAAGTCAATCGCCCAGGAGCCTTTGCCTTTGCCGATAATATGACCGTGGAGGATTTGGTGCTAAAAGCAGGTGGCTTTAAGGAGTCCGCTTCAGATGCTTATATCGAAGTGGCCAGAAGAGTAAAAGATCGCACCAACGGCCAAATCGCGGAAATCTTTACCATTGATATCGATGAAAACCTGGAAATAGATTCCGGTGATGAAGAAGTGGTATTGGAACCTTTTGACCATATCATTATCCGAAGAAGCCCCGGTTTCCAACGAGAAAAGATGGTGCGTGTAGAAGGGGAAGTAAACTATCCTGGACAATATACAATTTCCACTGCAAATGAACGTATTTCTGACTTGCTTAAACGGGCAGGAGGAATGAACCAGTTTGCCTATGCCAAAGGAGCCAAACTGATTCGAAGAACAGAATATTTTGTGCCGAAGAGTGACAATGAAGTCAGGAGCGAAAATTTAAGGGAAGTAAAGGAAAATTTGGTAAAAGAGGAGGGGAAAAATACAGAGGCAGAAGTAAATATGCTAAACCGGATTGATAAGAAAATCAATGACAAAGGAGGAGATATCTCCAATCAAAAGGGCTTGGCTGCAGATGAATTTAGAGCGGAGCGTGTTACAGATGTCTCCCAGTCGGATAGTACCAGGGCAGCAAAAGTGGAATTTAAGACTCAGGAAATGGTGGGGATAGACCTCCTTAAAATATTGGAAAATCCCGGATCCGATCAGGATTTGATATTACAAGAAGGAGATATTTTAAGTATTCCCAAGGAGCTTCAAACAATTCGCATGCGGGGAGAAGTATTGTTTCCCACTTCAGCTCGATTCGAATCCGGAAAGAGTTTTAAAGGATATATATCTAAAGCCGGAGGTTTTACGGACAATGCCCGAAAAGGAAAATCTTATGTGATTTATGCCAATGGGGATGTGAAGCGGACCAAGAACTTTATTTTCTTCAAGGATTATCCTAAAATGGAGCCAGGGGCGGAGATTATTGTTCCTGAAAAGCCGGAAAGAGAGCCGATGTCCGCTACAAACTGGATTGGACTGGCTTCCAGCTTGGCTACTTTGGGGATTTTAATTGATCGATTGGCGGAATAA
- the gmd gene encoding GDP-mannose 4,6-dehydratase produces MSKVALITGVTGQDGAYLSEFLLKKGYLVHGIKRRSSLFNTDRIDHLYQDPHEENRNFFLHYGDMTDSTNLIRLIQEIQPDEIYNLAAMSHVHVSFETPEYTANADGLGTLRILEAIRLLGLESKTKIYQASTSELYGKVQEVPQKETTPFYPRSPYAVAKMYAYWITVNYREAYGIYACNGVLFNHESPIRGETFVTRKITRAVSKIALGLQDKFYLGNLDSKRDWGHAKDYVRMMWMILQAEKAEDWVIATGITTTVRDFVRMAFSYVGIELDFQGDGENEVALVKACNNPEYQIPIGKEILSVDPKYYRPTEVDLLIGDYSKAKKKLGWEPKYDLSDLIDEMMESDLKLMTKQQFLKSGGYEIKNYYE; encoded by the coding sequence ATGAGTAAAGTAGCATTAATTACTGGGGTAACAGGCCAAGACGGTGCGTACCTTAGCGAATTCTTATTAAAGAAAGGGTATTTGGTTCATGGTATAAAAAGAAGAAGTTCATTATTCAATACTGATAGAATTGATCATTTGTATCAAGACCCTCATGAAGAGAATAGAAACTTTTTTCTTCATTATGGTGATATGACAGATAGCACTAATTTAATAAGATTGATTCAAGAAATTCAACCTGATGAAATATATAATTTAGCTGCAATGAGTCATGTTCATGTTTCTTTTGAGACACCAGAATATACAGCAAACGCAGATGGTTTAGGGACCTTAAGGATCTTAGAAGCGATTAGACTTTTAGGCCTCGAGTCGAAAACTAAAATATATCAAGCATCTACTTCCGAATTGTATGGGAAAGTACAGGAGGTACCCCAAAAAGAGACCACACCTTTTTATCCAAGAAGTCCATATGCTGTTGCTAAAATGTATGCCTATTGGATTACTGTAAATTATCGTGAGGCTTATGGTATTTACGCATGTAATGGAGTTTTATTTAATCATGAATCCCCAATCCGAGGAGAAACTTTTGTTACAAGAAAAATTACTAGGGCTGTTTCAAAAATTGCTTTAGGCTTACAAGATAAATTTTACCTAGGAAATCTTGATTCTAAAAGAGACTGGGGCCATGCAAAAGATTATGTTCGAATGATGTGGATGATTTTACAAGCTGAAAAGGCAGAGGATTGGGTGATTGCTACTGGAATAACAACGACTGTCAGAGATTTTGTTCGAATGGCATTTAGTTATGTTGGTATTGAATTAGATTTCCAGGGAGATGGTGAGAATGAAGTGGCGTTAGTTAAAGCGTGCAATAACCCCGAATATCAAATACCAATTGGGAAGGAGATTTTATCAGTGGATCCAAAATATTATCGTCCTACTGAAGTAGATCTTTTAATTGGTGATTATTCTAAGGCAAAGAAGAAATTAGGATGGGAACCTAAATATGACCTAAGTGACTTAATTGATGAAATGATGGAGTCTGACTTGAAACTTATGACCAAACAGCAATTCCTGAAATCGGGTGGATACGAAATAAAAAATTATTATGAGTAA
- a CDS encoding O-antigen polymerase: MTLCYLNVIIPFWGYLGFKNNFNEHSFYIGIIIVIFFTGLGIKLKSNFISTVWHFILIYLFYPQVIYYFSTSNNLLPVVGYIILLIVFLVIIKLPLPLLALPKFSIETSEKNFLIVFWGSSFLVFPYLIYFKHVDFNNLLLSDIYDTRLSFRDVSKPGILNYLLSPLSRVILPSLLVVALLTRRFFYVGLCFVFVAYLFLANGALKSIFLGFFAVVFFYLGSTFRKKLILFMSLILILCFLSITEYEIYSTGFLSDMAIRRVFFVPPYFEDLYYSYFNEHNFTYYTHSFLSFFKSGESNLSLSRKMGQYFSGNEDLNANIGIIPDGFLSIGWIGVVLHSIIFSISFKIFSNVNVGKEYFGLFFVYIYYANTAFIGTFFISHAFLFLLIFVYIFLNNKNKSITNTIYE; this comes from the coding sequence ATGACATTATGTTATTTAAATGTCATTATCCCTTTTTGGGGTTACTTAGGTTTTAAAAATAATTTTAATGAACATTCATTTTATATTGGAATAATCATTGTTATTTTTTTTACTGGACTTGGGATTAAACTGAAATCAAATTTTATTTCAACGGTATGGCATTTCATATTGATTTATTTATTTTATCCACAGGTAATATATTATTTTTCAACTTCAAATAATTTATTGCCAGTAGTTGGTTATATTATATTACTGATAGTATTTTTAGTAATTATTAAACTTCCTCTACCATTACTCGCCCTTCCTAAATTTAGTATTGAAACTTCAGAAAAAAATTTTTTAATAGTGTTCTGGGGTAGTTCCTTTTTAGTTTTTCCTTATTTAATATATTTTAAACATGTTGACTTTAACAATTTACTTCTTTCTGATATTTATGATACAAGATTGTCCTTTAGAGACGTTTCTAAACCTGGGATATTAAATTACTTACTATCACCACTTTCTAGAGTTATATTACCATCTCTGTTAGTAGTTGCTCTTTTAACAAGAAGATTTTTTTATGTTGGATTATGTTTTGTTTTTGTTGCTTATTTATTTTTAGCAAATGGAGCGTTGAAGAGTATTTTCTTGGGTTTTTTTGCTGTTGTGTTTTTTTATTTGGGTTCAACATTTCGGAAAAAACTCATTTTATTTATGAGCTTGATTTTGATACTGTGTTTTCTTTCAATTACGGAATATGAAATATACAGTACAGGATTTTTATCAGATATGGCAATTAGAAGGGTGTTTTTTGTACCTCCTTATTTTGAAGATTTATATTATAGTTATTTCAATGAACATAATTTTACTTATTACACACATTCTTTCCTTTCTTTTTTTAAATCCGGCGAGTCTAATTTATCGTTATCCAGAAAAATGGGGCAATACTTTTCTGGAAATGAAGATTTGAATGCAAATATTGGAATAATACCTGATGGTTTCTTAAGCATTGGTTGGATAGGAGTCGTATTACATTCAATTATATTTTCTATATCATTTAAAATCTTTAGCAATGTTAATGTCGGAAAGGAATATTTCGGGTTGTTTTTTGTTTATATCTATTATGCAAATACAGCTTTTATTGGGACTTTTTTTATTTCTCACGCTTTCCTTTTTTTATTAATATTTGTTTACATATTTCTAAATAATAAAAACAAATCTATAACAAATACAATATATGAGTAA
- a CDS encoding GIY-YIG nuclease family protein, with amino-acid sequence MVKPLGTHNYFVYILTNKNKTVLYTGVTNDLRNRLYQHANPEKKTSFTSKYNCFYLIYWERFPVVSEAIQREREIKGWRREKKVKLINDHNPKWKFLNDEI; translated from the coding sequence ATGGTTAAACCTTTAGGGACACATAATTATTTTGTGTACATTCTAACCAATAAAAATAAAACGGTATTGTACACTGGAGTTACAAATGATTTAAGAAACAGGTTATATCAACATGCTAATCCTGAAAAGAAGACCAGTTTCACATCAAAATACAATTGTTTCTATTTGATTTATTGGGAAAGATTTCCAGTTGTTTCAGAAGCTATACAAAGAGAAAGAGAGATTAAAGGTTGGAGACGGGAAAAAAAGGTTAAGTTGATAAATGATCATAATCCAAAATGGAAGTTTTTAAATGATGAAATTTAG
- a CDS encoding nucleotide sugar dehydrogenase has translation MNTALLPLHQSKIAVIGLGYVGLPLAVELAKYYPTVGYDISPKRIEGLEEGHDFTLEVEDEKLQSSLVKSSIGLDHKGKGFLPSNDVSEISSCNIFIVTVPTPINEHKTPDLQPLIAASTMLGKLLKKGDVVIYESTTYPGCTEEDCVPILERESGLIFNQDFYCGYSPERINPGDKVNTLTKIKKVTSGSTPEVADYVNELYASIIEAGTYKASSIKVAEASKAIENAQRDVNISFVNELALIFDRLGIDTNEVLEAAGTKWNFLKYKPGLVGGHCIGVDPYYLAHKAEQVGYHPAVILSGRRVNDNMGMFVANKVIKLMIQKGKTIKGSKALILGFTFKENCPDIRNTRVIDIYKELNQFGLEVDVYDPWASREEVQEEYGIQLTSKNKLSKYDAVILAVGHKEFSDMDLEDIKTNGLSVLYDTKAFYRKDLVHGRL, from the coding sequence ATGAATACAGCTCTTTTACCTTTGCACCAATCTAAAATTGCGGTGATTGGTTTAGGTTATGTCGGTTTACCGCTAGCGGTTGAATTAGCCAAGTACTATCCTACTGTGGGTTATGATATTTCTCCCAAAAGGATAGAAGGATTAGAAGAAGGGCATGATTTTACTTTGGAAGTAGAGGATGAAAAGTTACAATCTTCTTTAGTGAAGTCTTCGATCGGTTTGGATCATAAAGGCAAAGGCTTTTTACCTTCGAATGACGTTTCAGAAATTTCATCCTGCAATATTTTTATTGTAACTGTTCCAACCCCTATAAATGAACATAAGACACCGGATCTTCAACCATTGATTGCAGCGAGTACCATGTTGGGAAAACTTTTAAAGAAAGGAGATGTGGTCATTTATGAATCTACCACCTATCCGGGATGTACAGAAGAAGATTGCGTACCGATATTGGAGCGTGAATCTGGTTTGATATTTAATCAGGATTTTTATTGTGGTTATTCCCCAGAAAGGATTAATCCAGGAGATAAGGTGAACACCTTGACCAAAATCAAAAAAGTGACTTCGGGTTCAACCCCAGAAGTTGCGGACTATGTAAATGAACTTTATGCTTCAATTATTGAGGCAGGTACCTATAAAGCTTCAAGTATTAAGGTAGCAGAAGCTTCTAAAGCTATAGAAAATGCCCAAAGGGATGTCAATATTTCCTTTGTCAACGAATTGGCCTTAATTTTCGATCGCTTAGGTATTGATACGAATGAGGTGTTGGAAGCTGCTGGTACTAAATGGAATTTCTTAAAATATAAGCCTGGCTTAGTAGGAGGACACTGTATAGGGGTAGATCCTTATTATTTGGCCCATAAGGCTGAGCAAGTTGGCTATCATCCTGCAGTTATCCTCTCTGGAAGAAGAGTAAATGATAATATGGGGATGTTTGTGGCCAATAAAGTGATCAAATTGATGATCCAAAAAGGTAAGACCATTAAAGGAAGTAAGGCATTAATTTTAGGATTTACTTTTAAGGAAAATTGCCCAGATATCCGTAATACCAGGGTTATAGATATATATAAAGAATTAAATCAATTTGGTTTAGAGGTGGATGTTTATGATCCTTGGGCCTCCAGAGAAGAAGTGCAAGAAGAATATGGAATACAACTAACTTCAAAAAATAAATTAAGTAAATATGATGCTGTTATTTTAGCTGTAGGACATAAAGAGTTTAGCGATATGGATCTTGAGGATATAAAAACTAATGGTCTGTCTGTATTGTATGATACGAAAGCGTTTTATAGAAAGGATTTAGTACATGGAAGACTTTAA
- a CDS encoding GNVR domain-containing protein, which produces MNNDSTKYIASTKDDEIDLLALAKTVWGRRKLVFRIVGGFFVLGLLIALLSPKEFTAKGTYLPQTSEGGKAGGSLSGLASLAGINLGGMSGGSEIPPMLYPKIVGSIPFKKAMLTAPLQFEGIDQTVTYQEYYEEYYSPGFLGYIKKYTLGLPGVIIKAIKGETEAEEVVNKEGEMITVSGEELRHFKRLNGQISISFNDKEGFVELSTVMPEPKAAAQLAKYAEQLLQQEVIAFKVKNAAEQLKFTEERYQEKKREFGNIQTKLAHFRDRNQNISSSVALNQLEKLEAEYNLAFSVYSELAKQLEQAKLQVSKDTPVFSVIDPITVPAEKSAPKRSMILVVFVVLGLVISLGIILGLEYFNTIKEEWRGT; this is translated from the coding sequence ATGAACAACGACTCAACCAAATATATTGCATCTACAAAAGACGATGAAATAGACCTTTTGGCGTTAGCCAAAACTGTGTGGGGTAGACGAAAGCTAGTATTTAGGATTGTGGGAGGATTTTTTGTTTTGGGATTACTGATCGCATTATTATCCCCAAAAGAATTTACCGCCAAGGGGACGTATCTTCCCCAAACTTCCGAAGGGGGGAAGGCCGGAGGGTCGCTTTCAGGCTTGGCCTCCCTGGCAGGAATAAACCTTGGAGGAATGAGTGGAGGTTCAGAAATTCCTCCCATGTTATATCCCAAAATTGTGGGTAGTATTCCCTTTAAAAAGGCTATGTTAACTGCCCCGTTGCAGTTTGAGGGAATTGATCAAACAGTGACTTATCAAGAATACTATGAAGAGTACTACTCACCCGGTTTTTTGGGCTATATCAAAAAATATACACTTGGTTTACCAGGGGTTATCATAAAAGCTATCAAAGGAGAAACAGAAGCGGAGGAGGTTGTAAATAAGGAAGGAGAAATGATTACTGTATCAGGTGAAGAGCTGAGACATTTTAAAAGGCTCAATGGTCAAATCTCGATTTCTTTTAATGATAAGGAGGGGTTTGTGGAACTCTCCACGGTTATGCCTGAACCGAAGGCAGCAGCTCAACTGGCAAAGTATGCGGAGCAGTTACTGCAACAGGAAGTGATTGCCTTCAAAGTTAAAAATGCAGCCGAGCAATTAAAATTTACCGAGGAAAGGTACCAGGAAAAGAAAAGGGAATTTGGAAATATACAAACAAAGTTGGCTCACTTCAGGGATAGAAATCAAAACATCTCCAGTTCCGTTGCATTAAATCAATTGGAAAAGCTGGAAGCGGAGTATAATTTGGCTTTCTCGGTCTATTCCGAATTGGCCAAGCAATTGGAGCAAGCTAAGCTTCAAGTGAGTAAGGATACACCTGTTTTTTCAGTGATTGATCCTATTACCGTGCCGGCAGAAAAGTCTGCGCCTAAGAGGTCAATGATATTAGTGGTTTTTGTTGTTTTGGGACTTGTAATTTCCTTAGGGATAATATTAGGGCTAGAATACTTTAACACTATAAAAGAAGAATGGCGGGGTACTTAA